In the genome of Terribacillus sp. FSL K6-0262, one region contains:
- the purQ gene encoding phosphoribosylformylglycinamidine synthase subunit PurQ has translation MKFAVIVFPGSNCDRDMYHAVRDGLGEEVDLVWYESANLADYDAILLPGGFSYGDYLRSGAIASVSDVLNQIKQKAEAGTPVLGVCNGFQILLETGLLPGAMLRNEKLKFMCHYETLVVERDDTIFTTGYEKGQEIQIPIAHGEGNYYCDDATLEELKQNNQIVFTYKNNPNGSRADIAGIVNKAGNVLGMMPHPERAVEDLLGSSDGLAMFRSVLHHWREMYVTTS, from the coding sequence GTGAAATTTGCTGTCATCGTTTTTCCGGGTTCCAACTGTGACCGTGATATGTATCATGCTGTCCGTGATGGCTTGGGAGAAGAAGTCGATCTTGTATGGTATGAATCTGCCAATCTGGCAGACTATGATGCCATTTTGCTTCCGGGAGGATTCAGCTATGGTGACTACCTGCGTTCCGGCGCAATCGCGTCTGTATCCGATGTTCTGAACCAAATCAAACAAAAGGCAGAAGCGGGCACTCCTGTCCTTGGTGTGTGCAATGGCTTCCAGATCCTATTGGAAACAGGCTTGCTGCCAGGTGCAATGCTGCGCAACGAGAAGCTGAAATTCATGTGCCATTATGAAACGCTTGTTGTGGAAAGGGATGATACGATTTTCACAACCGGCTATGAAAAAGGGCAGGAAATTCAAATTCCGATTGCTCACGGAGAAGGGAATTATTATTGCGACGATGCGACATTGGAAGAGTTGAAGCAAAATAATCAGATTGTTTTCACTTACAAGAACAATCCGAACGGTTCCCGGGCCGATATTGCCGGAATCGTCAATAAAGCAGGCAATGTGCTGGGCATGATGCCGCATCCTGAACGGGCGGTCGAGGATTTGCTCGGCTCGAGCGATGGGCTGGCGATGTTCCGATCCGTACTACATCACTGGAGGGAAATGTATGTTACAACAAGCTGA
- the purS gene encoding phosphoribosylformylglycinamidine synthase subunit PurS has product MKKVKIFITLKEGVLDPQGKAVQEALRANGFPDVADTRVGKYIEMTLPDEADVALEVQRMCDKLLANPVMEEYSYTVEEGIRS; this is encoded by the coding sequence ATGAAAAAGGTAAAAATCTTCATCACGCTGAAAGAAGGGGTCCTCGACCCGCAAGGTAAGGCTGTACAGGAAGCATTGCGGGCAAATGGATTCCCGGATGTGGCGGACACACGAGTCGGCAAATACATCGAAATGACGCTGCCGGATGAAGCTGATGTGGCATTGGAAGTACAGCGGATGTGCGATAAGCTGCTTGCCAATCCTGTCATGGAAGAATACAGCTATACAGTCGAGGAGGGTATACGCTCGTGA
- the purC gene encoding phosphoribosylaminoimidazolesuccinocarboxamide synthase, giving the protein MKGKLLYEGKAKQVFQSAEKEQELVLSYKNDATAFNGKKKASFEGKGRYNNLISTHIFEYLQEQGISSHFIKPLSETEQLVKKTTIVPLEVVVRNVAAGSITRRLGIPEKTVFQPVLTELYYKDDSLDDPIINDAHALLLTDLNEEELAFIKQAALEVNQHLQAFFDRVGLQLVDFKLEFGRDQDGSILLSDEISPDTCRLWDKENGGKMDKDVFREDLGDLIDVYDAILNRLEAAK; this is encoded by the coding sequence GTGAAAGGTAAATTGCTGTACGAAGGAAAAGCCAAGCAAGTATTTCAATCAGCAGAAAAAGAGCAGGAGCTCGTGCTGTCTTATAAAAATGATGCAACAGCATTCAATGGCAAGAAGAAAGCAAGCTTCGAAGGAAAAGGCCGCTACAACAATCTTATCTCGACCCATATTTTCGAATACTTGCAGGAGCAGGGCATTTCCTCGCATTTCATCAAGCCGCTCAGCGAGACTGAACAGCTGGTGAAGAAGACGACGATCGTACCGCTCGAAGTGGTCGTTCGGAATGTTGCAGCAGGCAGCATTACGAGAAGACTCGGTATTCCGGAGAAGACCGTTTTCCAGCCCGTTTTGACAGAGCTTTACTATAAGGATGACAGTTTGGATGATCCGATCATCAATGATGCGCATGCATTGCTGCTGACGGATCTGAATGAAGAGGAGCTCGCTTTCATCAAGCAAGCGGCTTTGGAGGTCAACCAGCATCTGCAGGCATTCTTTGACAGAGTCGGTCTGCAGCTGGTCGATTTCAAGCTGGAATTCGGCCGTGACCAAGATGGCTCCATCCTCCTTTCCGATGAAATCTCCCCGGATACATGCCGGCTTTGGGATAAGGAGAATGGCGGCAAGATGGACAAGGATGTGTTCCGGGAAGACCTGGGTGACTTGATCGACGTATATGATGCAATCTTAAATCGACTGGAGGCAGCAAAATGA
- the purB gene encoding adenylosuccinate lyase: MIERYTREEMGKIWTDENKYQAWLEVEILACEAWSDLGVIPESDVKALRENASFDINRILEIEKETRHDVVAFTRAVSETLGEERKWVHYGLTSTDVVDTALSYLLLQANKIIRKGIVDFIDILEAKAKEHKHTVMMGRTHGVHAEPTTFGLKMALWYEEMKRNLERFDAAAETIQYGKLSGAVGTYANIDPYVEKYVTKKLGLKPAPVSTQTLQRDRHAQYMSTLALIATSIEKFATEIRGLQKTETREVEEFFAKGQKGSSAMPHKRNPIGSENMVGMSRLIRGHMITAYENVALWHERDISHSSAERVILPDATIALDYMLHRFSNIVKNLTVFPENMKRNIDRTYGVIFSQRVLLALIDKGMSREQAYDIVQPKAMEAWETETQFKQLIEAETEISAFLSQEEIDDCFDYTYHLKNVDQIFHKIGLE, encoded by the coding sequence ATGATTGAACGTTATACAAGAGAAGAAATGGGCAAAATCTGGACGGATGAAAATAAATATCAGGCATGGCTTGAAGTCGAAATCCTGGCATGTGAAGCATGGAGTGATTTAGGTGTCATTCCCGAATCCGATGTGAAGGCATTGCGTGAAAACGCGTCCTTCGATATCAACCGCATTCTGGAGATTGAAAAAGAAACACGTCACGATGTGGTGGCCTTCACGCGTGCAGTATCCGAGACATTGGGCGAAGAACGCAAATGGGTGCATTACGGCCTGACTTCCACCGATGTAGTGGATACAGCTTTATCTTATCTCTTGCTGCAAGCGAACAAAATCATCCGCAAAGGTATCGTCGATTTCATCGATATCCTGGAAGCAAAAGCAAAGGAGCATAAGCATACCGTCATGATGGGCCGCACACATGGTGTCCACGCCGAACCGACAACTTTCGGTTTGAAAATGGCGCTATGGTATGAAGAGATGAAACGGAACCTGGAGCGTTTCGATGCTGCTGCCGAAACAATCCAGTATGGAAAGCTTTCCGGCGCGGTTGGTACATATGCAAACATCGATCCATATGTAGAGAAATATGTGACGAAAAAGCTAGGCTTAAAGCCGGCACCGGTATCCACACAAACATTGCAGCGTGACCGCCACGCCCAATATATGAGCACATTGGCGCTGATTGCAACCAGCATCGAGAAATTCGCGACAGAAATCCGCGGACTCCAAAAAACAGAAACACGCGAAGTGGAAGAATTCTTTGCAAAAGGTCAAAAAGGTTCCTCTGCGATGCCGCATAAACGTAATCCGATCGGATCCGAAAACATGGTCGGTATGTCGCGTTTGATCCGCGGCCATATGATCACCGCTTACGAAAACGTGGCACTTTGGCATGAACGCGATATTTCCCATTCATCTGCCGAGCGCGTCATCTTGCCAGATGCGACAATCGCGCTGGATTATATGCTCCATCGTTTCTCGAATATCGTGAAGAACCTGACTGTCTTCCCGGAAAACATGAAGCGTAATATCGACCGCACATATGGCGTCATTTTCTCTCAGCGTGTATTGCTTGCGCTGATCGACAAAGGCATGAGCCGTGAGCAAGCATACGATATCGTCCAGCCGAAGGCCATGGAAGCCTGGGAAACAGAAACACAGTTCAAGCAGCTTATCGAAGCAGAAACAGAAATCTCGGCATTCCTGAGCCAGGAAGAAATCGATGACTGCTTCGACTATACGTATCACTTGAAAAACGTGGATCAGATTTTCCATAAAATCGGACTAGAATAA
- the purK gene encoding 5-(carboxyamino)imidazole ribonucleotide synthase yields the protein MRPNNIITIGILGGGQLGRMMATAAKHMGYRIIVLDPTPDCPAAQVADLHIEAAYDDRDAIRKLESLSDVVTYEFENVDLGAAKLLEEVGKLPQGSLLLEISGDRANEKNLMKELDLPVAPFAIVTDEKELLASIREIGFPAVVKTCRGGYDGKGQLKLNTKEDLKEAAEFVRQNGRCIMEAWLTFDKEISIVLTRGEDGQITYFPVAENEHRDHILYRTIAPAAVADEVAEQARIAAGKLAEAAGVVGTFTVEMFVSGNELYMNEVAPRPHNSGHYTIEACTVSQFEQHIRAICGLPLLPVHFIGAAVMINLLGEALDQYWGHPDRPLAHIHDYGKQEAKPKRKMGHFTMVGTSRKSLLDETDAFTRSLGGNNA from the coding sequence TTGCGACCAAATAATATCATCACCATCGGCATACTTGGCGGCGGTCAGCTTGGCCGTATGATGGCAACAGCAGCCAAGCATATGGGATACCGCATTATCGTCCTTGATCCAACGCCTGATTGTCCGGCTGCGCAAGTGGCGGACTTGCATATCGAAGCGGCCTATGATGATCGGGACGCTATCCGAAAATTGGAAAGCTTAAGCGATGTCGTCACCTATGAATTCGAGAATGTCGATCTGGGAGCTGCGAAGCTTTTGGAGGAAGTCGGGAAACTCCCGCAGGGCTCGCTTCTTCTGGAAATCAGCGGAGATCGTGCGAATGAAAAGAACCTGATGAAAGAACTGGATCTTCCGGTGGCGCCTTTTGCAATCGTAACGGACGAAAAGGAATTGTTGGCAAGCATCAGGGAGATCGGTTTCCCAGCTGTCGTAAAAACCTGCCGCGGCGGATATGACGGCAAGGGACAGCTAAAACTGAATACGAAGGAAGACTTGAAAGAAGCTGCGGAATTCGTCCGGCAGAACGGCCGCTGTATCATGGAAGCCTGGCTCACCTTCGATAAGGAAATATCGATTGTCCTGACGAGGGGGGAAGATGGGCAAATAACCTATTTCCCGGTAGCGGAAAATGAACATCGGGATCATATTCTATATCGGACCATTGCTCCGGCTGCTGTCGCGGACGAAGTGGCGGAGCAAGCACGCATCGCTGCCGGTAAGCTGGCTGAAGCCGCCGGTGTTGTCGGGACCTTCACCGTCGAGATGTTTGTATCAGGCAATGAACTGTATATGAATGAGGTGGCGCCAAGACCGCATAATTCGGGGCATTATACGATTGAAGCTTGTACGGTTTCGCAATTCGAGCAGCATATCCGCGCCATCTGCGGGCTGCCTCTTTTGCCGGTCCATTTTATCGGGGCTGCCGTTATGATAAATTTATTAGGAGAAGCGCTGGACCAGTATTGGGGGCATCCTGACAGACCGCTTGCCCACATTCATGATTATGGCAAGCAGGAAGCCAAGCCGAAACGGAAAATGGGACATTTTACGATGGTTGGAACGTCAAGGAAATCCTTACTGGATGAAACCGACGCCTTTACACGATCACTAGGAGGAAACAATGCATGA
- the purE gene encoding 5-(carboxyamino)imidazole ribonucleotide mutase yields the protein MAEIGIIMGSISDWETMEHACKLLEELDIPYEKEVISAHRTPEDMFEYASSARDRGLKVIIAGAGGAAHLPGMVASKTTLPVIGVPVQTKALDGMDSLLSIVQMPGGVPVATVAIGKAGAKNAGILAAQMLGIHDRAIAERLTAYQQGMKEQVAEMRDQLATK from the coding sequence ATGGCGGAGATTGGAATCATCATGGGCAGCATCTCTGATTGGGAAACGATGGAGCATGCGTGCAAGCTGCTGGAAGAGCTGGATATCCCTTATGAAAAAGAAGTGATCTCAGCTCACCGGACACCGGAGGATATGTTTGAATATGCATCAAGTGCCAGGGATAGAGGATTGAAGGTGATCATTGCCGGTGCAGGCGGTGCAGCTCATTTGCCCGGAATGGTTGCCAGCAAGACGACATTGCCCGTGATCGGTGTCCCGGTACAGACAAAGGCACTGGACGGGATGGATTCCTTATTATCAATCGTCCAGATGCCAGGGGGTGTTCCGGTGGCTACGGTGGCAATCGGGAAAGCCGGCGCCAAAAATGCCGGTATCCTGGCAGCGCAAATGCTTGGCATCCATGACAGAGCGATTGCCGAGCGCCTGACAGCTTATCAGCAAGGGATGAAAGAACAAGTGGCAGAAATGAGGGATCAGCTTGCGACCAAATAA
- a CDS encoding NETI motif-containing protein, translating into MPKEKKPAKKRFELGENETIDACLARIKAEGYLPVRKVEEPIFRETVENGSKRIEPVGKKVSFDTKLLKTEH; encoded by the coding sequence ATGCCAAAAGAAAAGAAGCCGGCAAAGAAACGTTTTGAGCTCGGTGAGAATGAGACGATCGATGCTTGTCTTGCACGTATCAAAGCAGAGGGTTATCTGCCAGTCCGGAAAGTGGAAGAGCCCATCTTCCGGGAAACGGTCGAGAACGGCAGTAAAAGGATAGAGCCGGTCGGAAAGAAAGTAAGCTTTGACACAAAATTACTAAAAACCGAACATTAA
- a CDS encoding DUF2179 domain-containing protein, which yields MLEIPIVMVLIIFVVNIVYVSLNTLRVILTLKGRRYIAAFVSVFEITIYTIGLGLVLDNLDQIQNLIAYALGFGIGVVLGSKIEEKLALGYITVNVISSDPSIDFTRKLREKGYGVTSWFAYGMDGDRLAMQILTPRKYELKLYEDIKGIDPKAFIIAYEPRQIFGGFWVKSVKRERIRNAKRKEAGKETF from the coding sequence TTGCTGGAGATACCAATCGTCATGGTATTGATCATCTTTGTCGTCAATATTGTTTATGTGAGCCTCAATACCTTGCGGGTCATCCTGACATTAAAAGGGAGACGCTATATTGCGGCCTTCGTCAGTGTTTTTGAGATTACGATCTATACGATTGGTCTCGGGCTGGTCCTGGATAATTTGGATCAAATTCAGAACCTGATCGCCTATGCACTTGGCTTTGGGATCGGTGTCGTCCTCGGTTCAAAAATAGAGGAAAAGCTGGCACTTGGCTATATCACCGTCAATGTCATATCTTCTGATCCAAGCATCGATTTTACGAGAAAACTCCGTGAGAAGGGCTATGGCGTCACAAGCTGGTTCGCCTATGGAATGGATGGGGACCGCCTTGCGATGCAGATCCTGACCCCGCGTAAATATGAATTGAAGCTATACGAAGATATAAAGGGAATCGATCCGAAGGCCTTTATCATTGCCTATGAGCCGCGGCAGATTTTTGGCGGTTTCTGGGTGAAAAGCGTAAAAAGGGAGCGTATCCGCAATGCCAAAAGAAAAGAAGCCGGCAAAGAAACGTTTTGA
- a CDS encoding tryptophan-rich sensory protein, whose amino-acid sequence MSNRSVKLAWFSLLAYIATIAVNYLSNALPLGGKTTQQLSDQLDVLFQPAGYAFSIWSVIYLFVLIWVIRLFLRSTRETEWYAKAAGTFIASCIFNIAWIFCFHYELFSLSIIPMAALLISLGILYQTISTSSDRRKFDLFPFSIYIGWVSVATMLNVGILFVSLGVDNVGGWLLSGEVWTIILLLAGAILAIGVMHIFRDSIYPLVFVWAYFAIAAARADKFPAITAVAGIMAVIILIAIPIHLIRRRKRKQYGY is encoded by the coding sequence ATGAGTAATCGTTCAGTGAAGCTGGCTTGGTTCAGCTTACTGGCTTATATTGCAACAATCGCCGTCAATTATCTGTCCAATGCCTTGCCTCTTGGCGGAAAGACTACGCAGCAATTATCCGACCAGCTGGACGTATTGTTCCAGCCGGCAGGCTATGCATTCAGTATTTGGAGTGTCATCTATTTATTCGTCCTGATTTGGGTGATACGTTTATTTCTGCGATCCACACGGGAAACGGAATGGTATGCAAAAGCTGCAGGGACATTCATTGCCAGCTGTATCTTTAATATTGCTTGGATATTCTGCTTCCATTATGAGCTCTTCAGTCTCTCCATCATCCCGATGGCAGCGCTGCTCATCTCTTTGGGAATCCTGTACCAAACAATATCGACTTCATCCGATCGCCGGAAATTCGATTTGTTTCCGTTCTCCATCTATATCGGCTGGGTTTCCGTCGCTACCATGTTGAATGTCGGTATTCTATTTGTGTCTCTTGGGGTGGATAATGTAGGAGGCTGGCTTTTATCAGGTGAAGTTTGGACAATCATTTTGCTTCTTGCAGGTGCAATCCTGGCAATTGGCGTTATGCATATATTCCGTGATAGTATTTATCCGCTCGTATTCGTCTGGGCGTATTTTGCAATCGCTGCTGCCAGGGCGGATAAATTCCCGGCCATCACAGCAGTGGCCGGTATCATGGCAGTGATCATCCTGATTGCGATACCGATTCATTTGATCAGGAGGAGAAAACGCAAGCAGTACGGCTATTGA
- a CDS encoding NCS2 family permease, with translation MKRFFRFDELNTSYRTEIIAGITTFLSMAYILFVNPNVLTLQGVPDSAINGGRMDAGAIFTATAIASAIGTLIMGVFAKLPIALAPGMGLNAFFAFTVVLTYGIPWQTALAGVFASGVIFMILSLSGLRELLINAIPPTLKLAVGAGIGLFIAFIGLKNANLVVMSEDTVVALGDIHSGPALLAIFGIFVTAILLVIGFRAAIFIGMIITAVAGMIVGLIDPPTAVGDVVGSVPSLAPTFGAAFAHFGDIFTIQMLTVILTFLFVDFFDTAGTLVAVATKAGLMKDGKLPNPGQALLADSGATVAGAVLGTSNTTAYVESTTGVGAGGRSGFTAVVTAICFLLALFFSPLLSIITNEVTAPALIVVGVLMCSSLKDIEWDKIEFAVPAFFTILMMPLTGSIATGIAIGFIFYPLTLLVKGRVKEVHPVMWFLFVVFLLYFIFLA, from the coding sequence ATGAAACGTTTTTTCCGTTTTGACGAATTGAACACATCTTACCGCACCGAGATAATCGCCGGTATTACGACATTCTTGTCGATGGCGTACATCCTGTTCGTCAATCCGAATGTGCTGACTCTCCAGGGAGTGCCCGACAGCGCAATAAATGGCGGCCGTATGGATGCCGGCGCAATTTTCACTGCCACAGCAATCGCTTCTGCAATCGGGACCCTGATCATGGGTGTCTTTGCAAAATTGCCGATAGCGCTTGCCCCTGGCATGGGATTGAATGCATTCTTTGCCTTCACAGTTGTACTTACTTACGGAATTCCATGGCAAACTGCATTGGCAGGCGTATTTGCTTCCGGTGTGATTTTCATGATTCTTTCCCTTTCTGGTTTGCGTGAGCTTTTGATCAACGCCATTCCGCCGACTTTGAAATTGGCAGTAGGGGCCGGTATCGGACTCTTCATCGCTTTCATCGGCTTGAAAAACGCTAATCTCGTAGTGATGAGCGAGGATACGGTCGTGGCCCTTGGGGATATCCACAGCGGTCCGGCCCTGCTGGCCATCTTTGGTATCTTTGTTACGGCAATTCTTTTGGTGATAGGATTCCGTGCCGCAATCTTCATCGGAATGATCATTACAGCGGTAGCTGGTATGATTGTCGGCTTGATTGATCCTCCGACAGCAGTCGGGGATGTCGTCGGAAGTGTGCCGAGTCTTGCACCAACATTCGGGGCTGCCTTTGCGCACTTTGGTGATATCTTCACCATCCAAATGCTGACTGTCATCTTGACATTCCTATTCGTCGATTTCTTTGACACAGCAGGCACATTGGTTGCTGTTGCTACGAAGGCCGGCTTGATGAAGGATGGTAAATTGCCCAATCCCGGACAGGCATTGCTTGCCGATTCTGGTGCGACAGTTGCGGGTGCCGTTTTAGGTACTTCCAATACTACCGCGTATGTCGAATCGACAACTGGTGTCGGTGCAGGCGGAAGATCAGGCTTCACAGCAGTTGTCACTGCGATTTGCTTCCTTTTGGCATTATTCTTCAGCCCGCTGCTGTCCATCATCACCAATGAAGTGACGGCACCGGCCTTGATTGTCGTCGGCGTACTGATGTGCTCTTCCTTGAAGGATATCGAGTGGGATAAAATTGAATTCGCTGTCCCAGCTTTCTTCACGATTCTCATGATGCCGCTGACTGGCAGCATCGCTACCGGTATTGCGATTGGATTCATCTTCTACCCGCTTACTTTGCTTGTCAAAGGGCGCGTGAAGGAAGTCCACCCAGTCATGTGGTTCCTGTTCGTCGTATTCCTGCTATACTTCATCTTTTTGGCTTGA
- a CDS encoding UDP-N-acetylmuramoyl-L-alanyl-D-glutamate--2,6-diaminopimelate ligase, which translates to MIINLMKQHKVEFKRIYGASSTIANIVRFDSRHVNKNDVFICVKGENHDGHAFIEDAIAKGASIIVGTDEDLLKSYYREHEDCTFLAVEDARLAMAQMAVLLSGEAWKKLVTIAVTGTNGKTTVAAYVRSLLNQLQFATTSIGTCGIFTSKERLEFSKSTPTTPESADLHALFRQLKSVGEKAVVMEATSIALEQKRTAAMTFDVAIHTNLSPEHLEFHKTMDKYKRAKLMLFQQAACAIVNLDDEMSRDILDMFEGKILTYSLDRHSGADLMARNLRTDRHGTQFDLHADGECYAVHAPIYGKYNVANLLAAVGTAIQLGFDLQAIVDVLAAIESPEGRFEVMEQYGNRKIILDYAHTPAALDQLLDAVNTIPHRRLIVMILGVGIRDFGKMPKMAQTVEGRADEIVVSVDHPGFHDPDTIIAAVCKGFSDEVNNVSTARTRTEGIRLALDLSQEGDMVLLTGGQINGAQFVRGEAVPHSDHAVIQSYFEEHNAEKVRSTIS; encoded by the coding sequence ATGATTATCAATTTGATGAAACAGCATAAAGTGGAATTTAAACGGATTTACGGTGCTTCCAGTACAATAGCCAATATTGTCCGATTTGATTCCCGTCATGTGAACAAGAATGATGTTTTCATTTGTGTAAAGGGAGAAAATCATGATGGGCATGCCTTTATCGAGGATGCCATTGCAAAGGGTGCTTCCATCATCGTCGGCACAGATGAAGATTTGCTGAAATCCTATTATCGCGAGCATGAGGATTGTACATTCCTTGCAGTGGAGGATGCCAGGCTGGCGATGGCGCAGATGGCAGTCCTATTATCAGGGGAAGCTTGGAAGAAACTTGTGACCATCGCTGTCACTGGCACCAATGGGAAGACGACCGTAGCCGCATACGTCCGTTCGCTGCTGAATCAGCTCCAGTTTGCGACCACTTCCATTGGCACATGCGGCATATTTACATCAAAGGAAAGACTGGAGTTTTCCAAAAGCACACCCACCACGCCGGAATCCGCGGATTTGCATGCCCTTTTCAGACAGCTGAAATCAGTCGGGGAAAAGGCCGTTGTCATGGAGGCGACATCGATTGCCTTGGAGCAGAAACGTACTGCAGCGATGACATTCGATGTGGCCATTCATACAAATCTATCGCCTGAGCATTTGGAATTCCATAAAACGATGGATAAATATAAGCGTGCAAAGCTGATGCTTTTCCAGCAGGCAGCTTGTGCAATCGTGAACCTCGATGATGAGATGTCACGCGATATCCTGGATATGTTTGAGGGGAAGATATTGACCTATAGCCTCGACAGGCACAGCGGAGCTGATTTAATGGCACGGAACCTGCGGACGGACAGGCATGGCACACAATTCGATCTTCATGCTGATGGGGAATGCTATGCGGTTCACGCACCGATTTATGGGAAGTATAATGTTGCCAATCTGCTTGCGGCTGTCGGGACGGCAATCCAGCTCGGATTCGATTTGCAGGCGATTGTGGATGTTTTAGCTGCAATCGAAAGTCCAGAAGGGCGTTTTGAGGTGATGGAGCAGTACGGTAATAGAAAGATCATTCTCGATTATGCCCATACACCGGCGGCATTGGATCAGCTATTGGACGCCGTGAACACGATTCCGCATCGTCGTTTGATCGTCATGATCTTGGGGGTCGGCATTCGTGATTTCGGGAAAATGCCTAAAATGGCACAGACAGTCGAGGGACGGGCAGATGAAATTGTCGTGTCCGTGGATCACCCCGGGTTTCATGATCCCGACACCATCATTGCTGCAGTCTGCAAAGGGTTTTCCGATGAAGTGAATAATGTGTCGACAGCACGGACGAGAACGGAAGGTATCCGTCTTGCACTCGATCTCAGTCAAGAAGGTGACATGGTCCTGCTTACAGGCGGCCAGATCAATGGTGCCCAATTTGTCAGAGGGGAAGCGGTGCCGCATTCCGATCATGCTGTCATTCAATCCTATTTCGAAGAACACAATGCAGAAAAAGTGCGATCCACCATCAGCTGA
- a CDS encoding aromatic acid exporter family protein yields MKKSFIGSRVLKTGIAVFFTALVCEVFNITPAFAVIAAIVTIEPTIHASIQKGLIRLPASMVGAGFSVLSIHLFGASPLTYTAAAFLTILVCYKLKLHAGLIVATITAVAMIDVEHTSLWADFWSRLGGSIIGIIISTLVNMLIFPPDYLKKSRSQLDVVITHTNQLLQAFVDSRIKQTGVDQPIQSLTGSFRRLTEERLLLEQYIEQQEREMRYHFPNSKAKALLDEESAFAEKLKLIHYHLWNLIHAGRSGKPLHWSPNQRHRFIEAAEAVQLNLQHWTKDGSPTDGRQFRELFKLFWSIDMPKNPEHGYFPIESIYLYELLSIHQLIESQQSEKHHMLTQKEAMPSD; encoded by the coding sequence GTGAAGAAATCTTTTATCGGCAGCCGTGTCCTGAAGACGGGGATTGCTGTGTTTTTTACAGCACTAGTTTGTGAAGTATTTAACATAACACCGGCATTTGCAGTCATCGCGGCCATCGTAACGATTGAGCCGACGATCCATGCCTCTATCCAAAAAGGTCTGATACGTCTGCCAGCCAGTATGGTCGGAGCAGGTTTCTCCGTCCTTTCGATCCATTTATTCGGTGCTTCTCCGCTGACCTACACGGCAGCGGCTTTTTTGACGATTTTGGTCTGCTATAAACTGAAGCTGCATGCGGGCTTGATTGTTGCAACGATTACAGCAGTGGCCATGATCGATGTGGAGCATACGAGCCTTTGGGCTGATTTCTGGTCCCGTCTGGGCGGGAGCATCATCGGAATCATCATTTCCACACTCGTGAATATGCTCATCTTTCCGCCTGACTACTTAAAGAAATCACGTTCACAGCTGGACGTGGTCATCACACATACCAATCAGCTGTTACAAGCATTCGTGGATTCGAGAATCAAGCAAACTGGAGTGGACCAGCCGATTCAAAGCCTGACAGGATCCTTTCGCCGACTGACCGAGGAACGACTACTGCTGGAGCAGTACATAGAGCAGCAGGAGCGGGAAATGCGTTATCATTTTCCGAACTCGAAAGCGAAAGCACTGTTGGATGAAGAGTCCGCTTTCGCTGAGAAATTGAAGCTTATCCATTATCATCTTTGGAATCTGATCCATGCTGGCCGAAGCGGCAAACCGCTGCATTGGAGTCCGAATCAGCGCCATCGTTTCATCGAAGCTGCAGAAGCTGTCCAGCTGAATCTGCAGCATTGGACGAAAGATGGCAGTCCGACAGACGGAAGGCAGTTCCGGGAATTGTTCAAGCTGTTCTGGAGCATAGACATGCCGAAAAATCCTGAGCACGGATACTTCCCGATTGAAAGCATCTACTTGTATGAGCTGCTGTCCATCCATCAGCTCATCGAGAGCCAGCAATCCGAAAAACACCATATGCTTACACAAAAAGAGGCCATGCCATCTGATTGA